gagCCAGAATGGTAGAGGTGCCGGGGGGGTTCTGCAGGCCTTCCGAGGGGCCCACCGGTTTCTGGCGGGGGACGATGCTGGGGGGCGCACTCAGCACGTTGGGGTTCAGCGGCGGGGGGAAGATGGAgagaggcggggccaggggccGTGGGGGGCCggcacgggggggtgggggtgggatgcctgcaaagagagagaatgagaccgATTTCAGCCAACAGGCCCTctcaaaatccaaaatgggagcAGCCATCATATGCCAACTGATGTGAACCAAtcattgtgttttgctgtggcgagtaattcataattttaatttctGATAGTAGTTCCTTGTTTCTCATCCAGAAAACCTAACATAACTCACTGTCAGTGTAGCCAACATGACTTAACACCAAGAAGAGTCATCCAGCTATCCAACAAATCATTGTGACcctgacacacactgacagagaaaaataaaatatctcccacacacacttcCCACTTCCCTGCAAGACCTCTAGTTTCAGTTAACagacctgtaatgtaattaatgtccTGTGTAATAAATAGTATAAACTGTCATGAGCTTCTGGAATGTTCCGTGAGCCCAGTTAAAATGGCAGTGCTGAGGTGTCATGAGTGCAGTTAGAGAGAGGGCTCGGGGGGGTGAGGCCTTACCTGGGGGAGCTGGAGGGGGTAGGCGTGGTGGGGGGCCCCTGGGCGGGGGCCCGGGAGGTAGGCCGGGGGGAGGGCCGGGCGGTGGGCCAGGGGGGCGCCCtggggggggtccggggggaAGCAGGCGGGGCAGGGGCCCCCGCAGGCCTGCCGGGATACCCATGGGCCTCAGGAATGGCGGGGCTCCTGggggccaaacaggaaatagcACAGCTTTTCTACAGCTCCAGCAGACCTTACACACTCTCATATGTATAATGCAGCTTTTAAAGGTTCATAAGGTCCAGTAACTAACAGCAGAATGTAACTCCATAGAGTATGAGGCACATTCTAATACCAATGCAATCAAACTGTAATGTAAGGGAACAGAGAAAAACTGTCACTAAATATCACACTGCATGCAGACAAATAAATCTGCAGTATATACGAGTTATGACGcttttgtgtctctctctctctctggaactGACCAGGAGGGGGTCCAGGGGGTAGGCCTGAGGGTGGGCCCGGCGGCCTCATTGGAGGACCTGGAGGTGGTCCTAACGGAGGGgggcctgtgattggtggagcttgCATGTGAGCGGCGGGCTGCTGCGTTCCCATTGGCGGAATCTGAGGAAGCAGGCGAGCGCTGGCCACTGCGGGGGGAGGCTGGCTCTCGGCAGGCGGCTTGTCGTCGGAGTCCGACTCATCCGAGGCGTCCGTgtactcttcctcctcctcctcttcttcctcctcctcctcttccggCACAGACTGGCCTTTgaagagagagcggggggaTCAAAATGACAGTTCATCCTCCTGCTGTTAAAATGCCAGACATGCTGCAGTCAAGTGTTGTGATGCTGTAATGGTGTGTACGAGTGTAAGTTGTAATGGTGTGTATGAATGTAAGTTGTAATGGTGTGTACGAGTGTAAGTTGTAATGGTGTGTACGAGTTTATGTTGTTGTGACGGTGTGTAAGTTGTAATGGTGTATATGAATGCACAGTTTTCAGCTCTGTAGCGCTTCCATAGTGCAACAGTATACAAGACCTAATGGTAAGTGGGATATTTCTGGTGTAGCAGCCAGTATTTACCTGCCATCCTCAGCATCATGGCCTGCAGCGGTGTGATGGCTTTGGTCTTCTTCACcaccctcttcttcctcctctctctggccGGAGGGGGCGCCATATCAGCAAAGCGCACACTGCGCCCTGCTCCTGAAACAGTGAGTATGTGCagacatttgtatttcatacaTGAGAATAACACTGTGTGCTCAGTTCATATCTGTTATTATTAGGAATGACCGTATTAGTATTAcatcaaatactttttaaatcgTCAAGGGAACTCCAGCTAGAAAAAACAGACCGAAAATCAGAGAAAGACCATTTAAGAATATCTTATTCGGTTCCAGTTTCAAGActgactttattattatttgtgtttaaaaaggtTGAGGCCTTTGTTTATAAACACAACGGATGAACATACTAAGAGATCGATTAACACACTATGGGATTTATTGACACGCTATGAGATTTCTGGCCCTCTCATTCTCACCGATGGGTTTGTCCAATTGCatgtccctctcttcctccctctctctccctcgttcctCTGCTcggtctctcctcctctcttcctctccgccctcctccctctctccatcgctGTCGTCCTCAGAGTCAGTGTCAtcgtcctctccctcctccccttctccctcgcTCTCGCTCCCGCTGTCTCTCATCTCCATTGGGGTGTCAATGTCCGCAGTGAGGTCAGCAGTGTCCGCCAGGCCTGGAGGAACAAAAGGTGGCTAAACTGATTAGCATGCACCCTTATACACTCATACAATGATGTGGCTAACTGGGTTAGCATGTGCTCTAATACACTCATCCAGCAATGTGCTCACTTAGTTAGCATGTGCTCTAATACACTCATCCAACAATGTACTAACTGGGTTAGCATGTGCTCTAATACAATAATCTAATATTATGGCTAAATGAGCAAACATGCACCCTTATAAACTCATCCAAAGATGTGGCTAACTGGGGTCACACGCACCTTATACACTCTTCCAATGACAAGGCTAACTGGGTTAGCACGCACCCTCATACCCTCATTCAAAGAGGCAGCTGCTCCGTACTGAACTGGCTCAGTGAACACGTGagctgtacctgtgtctgtgctgtagtgcTGGATTCTGCGGGACCCGTACAGCTGCAGgacctgggggggtgggggtcctggggggggtccggggggcTTTTTGCCTGGGGGTAACCGGGGAACCCCCGCCACATCTGCTGCTGTGGGCACGGAAGGCGAAATAAAGGAGCCCTTCCTGTGGAAGAGAAACAGGAGCTTACAGACCACAGCACAAGCCCTCTGACAGCACTGACACAAACGCACTGCTCTTCAGCAGAGCGTAATTACtgacccaaacacactgctcttcAGCAGAGCGTAATTACtgacccaaacacactgctcttcAGCAGAGTGTAATTACtgacccaaacacactgctcttcAGCAGAGTGTAATTACTGACCCAAACACACTGTTCTTCAGCAGAGTGTAattactgacacaaacacactgctcttTCGACAGAGTGTAATAACTCACCCAAACGCCCTGCTCTTCAGCAGAGTGTAATGCCAGACACACTGCTCTTTGGCATAGTACAATTACTGATCCAAACACGCTGTTCTTTTGACAGAGTGTAATTACTGACCCAAACACACTACTCTTCAGCAGAGTGTAATTACTtatccaaacacactgctcttcAGCAGAGTGTAATTACTGACCCAAACACACTACTCTTTGGTATAGTGTAATTACTGACCCAAACGCGCTGGTCTTCTTCAGAATGGATGGGGGCTGGGCTCCAGGCAGGGGGATGTCCTGAATGAGGATGCTGGAGGGAGCATGAGGCATTTCAGGGAGGGGGATACTGTCCACTTCCACCAGCTCAGCATTCtggcagagagaacagagagagagagggagggagagtgtgaaTTTTCTGCAGTCAAAACAAGCCTGAAGCGGGTGAAACGCATGAGCTTAAGTCACTTTTACAGAGTGAGAGTAAAGCGTCAGAGACAGGTAAACTCACCATGAGAGAGTGGAAGTAGAGCGTCAGTGACAGGTTCCACTCACCTTGACGGAGTTGAAGTAGAGCGCCAGCTGGCCGCGCTTGCTCTCGTAGTCCAGCTCCAGTTTGCGCAGCTCCTTGTACATTTCGGGGTTCTCGCGCTCGTACAGCCGCACGATTCGCTCAAACGTCTCCCGCAGCTTCTTGCGCTTGTCGCGCAGGACCTTCTCGTTCAGCAGCGGCACCTGCACCGGGTTGAACTCTGAccccggggggcggagccgggtcagcacacgtgcacatgcgcgAGCGTGCACATATATACGCACTCAACATGTGCGGCATGCAAATCTTTTCACTACCAGTATTACTGTCCCCATAATAATTaccataataacaataacaaaaataacaatacaagcAGGACGAGACCTTTAGTTTCTGTCGAATCTTTCTGGCTTAATTTGCCCAACTAACTACACAGCCAGGGCATTCAACATTTGTGTCTAGCTTGAAGGCTGCTGAAACAACCTGTTGGTTCATCCATGACATCACTTACAAATAACAGTTAAGCCTGAGCTAAACCTAGACCAAACCCAAATTAAACCCAGACTAAGAACTGGGCTTTCATTCTCACCCATCTCGTCCAGCTTCTCCATGTCGCGGATGATCTGCCGGGGGTCCTTCATCTTGAGCACTGCCGTGCGCACCATCATCCGCTGCTTCTTGTTCTGAGGgttaaacagccaatcacagccatgCCACCACGTCAGTTCTCAGAAGAGTAGAtctttttggagtttttttttcttcaaaattctaagtcagagatctagaactccattgctttagattaccagcagtgattgtggcATCaacattagaacgttcagtgaagaacatcctaatcacatatttgcgatcttgcaccttaaagggttaaatggaAAGCACAACCACACCGGTGTGTTATGCTGCCAATCACAAGACACGCCAGCGGTGACCTAAGCCGTGATGTGGTATAGGTCAGAATGGTGCGGATGTGTCATGCACTTCTCAAGGCCAGCCATGGTGGCGGCAACTCTTACCTTCTTAAGCTCCCTCTTACGAGCCTCTTTCCCTGGAGAAGCAGAAAGACAGAGTTGGGTGAATCAGATTTGTTCACATAAAACCGTAATAAGTCGAACTGTAATTCTAGTTCACTGTCACGGATCTCCGTCATCATAATTAGCAGCGCGTGACTCACTGGCCTGGTCTGTGGGGTTCATGAACTTCCCACTCTTGGTGGAAGAGGTGGAGCGCCTCCCCATGGTTGCGCCGAGTTTGTGTCACCCTGAGGGGAAAGGTAGCGGTCATTACCATAGAGCTCTGAAACAGCCAAACTAAATCACAATAACACTGACATAGAACACACTACGACCCACTGTACTGTCTGATTGCGTAGTGCAAGCTTCCTTACAGGTTGCTGCACGTTTCCTAGGAAACAAACTTGAATTAAATACTAAGTCTGACGTTTTTCTGCAAACATACAACACATTctatacacaaaacacaagcttacaaatgtaattttccaCCCAAAAGCGAAACAATTAGGCGCTATAAACATGGTAAGCTACCTGGACCACGCATCTCTCTGCTTCGGCCGCTCTCTTATACTCACCCACAAACTAAAATTGCAGCTAACATTGCAGCAGACACGTTAATGAGCTAACTAGGTAACCAGCTAAAACGTTGCTTCAAGATAAATACAAGGCTAGCTGGTTACAGCAATCCACAGCAAATGCGAGTGCATATACTTAACTAACATTAACGTAAGCTACTTGAAATAAATCATGCTAGCTATGCGTTGGCTAGCAATCGTTTACCTTTCTCCAGAAGAAAGTCGTTAGTAATGTCGTTAGCCGCCTATCTCTGAGCTTCTCATTTAACCTCCTCTCTACAGTTTTTAGCTAATCTTACTGGTCTAATACAGTAGGTCTCAACCTTTTCAAAGGTTTTGTGATAACGAGGTTAATCCAAAAAACGCTACAGTCCGATGCTGTCCGCCATATTTTACATCACATCCGAAAATGGGCTacactttcttcttcttcggttGATTTGATGGGGTATAGTATAGCTTCATAGGTGCATACCGCCACCTACTGCAACGGAGTGCGGAGGGTTCATGTCTAGGACAAGTGCTAGGCTGATGCGAGGAAGTCACATCCCTCTTTCCAAACTGGTGAGtatacaaattttaaaattaaaattttgcagTTCCATACCCCGCTATTGTTATATAACAGCCCACAGTGTAAAAGTAATCatcattcattaataaaaatctCATATTGTCCTACAtgtcctctctttccctcacataatgcatacagtacatcagTACTTCTGCTGTTTCTGACACCACACAGTGTGCACAATTGCTCGTCTCTTGTTTCCCTATCTCGAATAAGAAATAGTTAAGCCTCAAGCGACCTAATCTTATCCTTATCTCATTATTACCTCATCCCATTTGCATTTCCCTTTGATTGCCCTCTGGGCGGTAACTATGAATTCTCAGGCCTGGGAACTAATTACAAATAGTTACACCCCTTATCCTGGGCCCCCCTTGGGCCCGCACCCAGGACATAGTGTCTCAGTTGCCAACCCCACACTCCCCCTATCCACTTTTATGCGCGGCCCTGATTGCCCTCGCCACAACTGATGACTGTACAATAGTGTTTCCCCTCCCGACACTTCCACCACCCTAAAGTGACTACTGCTCTTTTGAGAGCTTTGGCCTTGGTCTTACCCTAAGGCTATTTACAAATCACCCTCTCTACCCTCAATGTCCATTTTGTTAAAACATCGGCCATTTCATTGCCCTACACCCCACGTGTTGCTGATACCTGACAAAACTTAAGTATTATGCCAATCAAGTGAAGTCGGTACAGTGCTGCATGGACCTCAGTGAGCAGGTCCTCTCTGCATGGTGTCGCAGTGAACAAATAGAGTCTCAATCTATTACCACCTGGTCCAGCCCAACCTCTCTGACCCACTGTAATGCTAAAATGATGCCCACTATTTCCGCTGTGTAGACAGACAAATCTGACAGCCCCTTAAATACTATTGCTTCACAAAAGGCACGATCATTCCTGACCCTCCTTTTCCTCCTTTTCCTGCCACCATCTGTGCAAATCGAAAGAAATGCAGAGAATTTCCGCCCAAAAATGTCTCAATGCCCATGGCACAATATTTCCAATTTCCTCCCTCTTTCGCACCGTGGAAAATAAAGGTTTATGAACAGGCCCCCTATTTCATACAATTTCAGCAGTGACCTTAGAGAGAACATGGGCACTTATCACTCATCTATTGTGCAAATGTCCATTTTGCGCAATTCTGTGCTAAACAGCATTCATTAAGGTTTGAATGTGTGCCAGGTCTTGGGTCCACAATTCAGTACATTTCGGCTGTGGAAATGCAAGGGAATGTGGAtggtgtgcatttttttaatgatatagtttgcattgttttaaatggCATTCTAACAGTAAGGGGTAATCATACCAGGGACAGTAACACGGACACCAGGCAGAAACATGAGACACAATGTTGTGAATGATGGGAACTTTATTGCCCTACTGATGCTAAACTAAGGATTAAGGATACAAAATATGCAATATTAAAATCTACTACAAACTAAATTTACTCAGAGAGGGAAAAGCATCcaccaaaaatgtaaaagcaaaagaaatgtatggaaATCCCAAAATTctgaacaaattacattttatgagtTTTCAATGCTCTCTTTtgccttttgtctttttctttctagTGCTCTTTCTCTCAATCTCTATCTACCAACCAATCtatctcactctccctccctctctcttcttctctctgtgAAAATACTTTTCTTCTGCTGTAGCCATGTTCTTGATTCCATGCTTTAAGATGACAAAAACTGATTTCAGTTGTGACTgctattacatttattaagtCATATCACAAGTTGAAGAGATTTAGCTTACTTATTGATTAATAGAAttgaacaaaatggaaaaaagaaagatgggAAAAGTAAAAAGGAATGCTTTTGATAAAATACTATGTTTCgggtgaggggagggtggtgtaTTTCCCTTTTGGAAAGGATTCCTTTTGGAACTCCTGAGCATGGAGATGGTGAAGGTGATTGGTCAAGCAGGGTGAAGCTGAAGGTGATTGGTTGAAGGTTGTGGGCTTTAGAAGGGCAGTGGACCATAATGGGCTGTGTAGGCTGCCACAATCCCGGCCGTCTCTGCCATGTGTTCACAAGCCAGGTCCACCTCGCACACCTCTCTCAGACTGAGCATGAGCAGGAGCGGGAGATAGCAAGAGGAgcgaaagaagagagagagcaagggggagaaagaggaataTGATTTACAGTTAGAATTTGCACACACCCATAGGACACAGCgtgcttaaaaatacattagaaCATTGTACATGCGCAGGTGTGCAGTGATTGTGTATCATTGGTGTAGTTGTCTTAAATAAACTTATATCTGAAACAGTAAACATCTCAAcgcaaaaatattttgcattaccCAACCAAAATAGGGTTTGACACCCCAGACCAGTTTGTGCTTATGTGCATAGTCATCAGCATTTCAAAAGCAACGCACTAAATAAGCTTTGAGTACCAAAAGCAGGTGTAACCTgagagaaatttaaaaaactttaaaaagccACATAATGGCCTCATCTCTCTTGCTAAGTGCAATATGAAGAAAGCACTAAAAAGCAACTCATGCCAACCGAGAGTCATAATATAAGTCAATTTTTGGCAATTTAACTAATTTTACTGGTTTACCAATTGAACTTGTTTAATTGAATCTTTAACAGCAGCAATGGCATTATGTAACCTATTATCTTTTAATTACCCAAACTTCTTAAAATATAGCTGTTTCAGATTACAACCTTTGTACTGGCCAACAAGGCAGTGAATGGAGCAGCCTGACCATACCTCCAATCGACCTTTAAACCACACACCCCAACCAGAACTCTTTTTTCCATAACCTAGCATCAACTGGCTATTTCCTTCTAATGTGGTCACATACAGTTTGTTACGGATGTAACCTGTATGTTTTCAGGTTAGCATATTCATTTGCACTAGTGACTTTGTATTAATACTTGCTAGCCTGGGAATTCTGCCAGCCAGGTCTGGTAGTATTGCTTTTATTAATTAGATGAATGCACTTATGTCTCTGACACGGTAAGTTGCTCTTGATAAGACCGTTGAATtactgaatgtaatgtaatgaatgtaatggcCTGTTATGGATGGGCATGCTCTGTAATAGACTGGGCGAGGCCTGTGCAGGATGGGTGTGGTCTGTAATAGACTGGGCGAGGCCTGTGCAGGATGGGTGTGGTCTGTAATAGACTGGGCGAGGCCTGTGCAGGATGGGTGTGGTCTGTATCAGACTGGGCGAGGCTGTGCAGGATGGGTGGTCTGTATAGATGCGAGGCGTGTAGGATGGTGGTCTTAATAGATCGGGCCTGTGGTGTGGCTTCATGAGACTGGGCAGGCCCCGCAGGATGGTGTCTTAAATAGACTGAGCACACAGGATGGGTGTGCTGACCTCTCCACGGGTgacagtcagtcacacacaggcacgccaAGGGCTCttttctgcctctgcttcaTGAGCCCTGAGGCCAGCTCCTTCTCCAcaaacactgcaacacacagcgcacacacacacacacacacacaccatacacacagggcatacaacacacacacacacacacacaccatacacacagggcatacaacacacacacacacacacacacacacaccatagacacaccatacacatcatacacacacacacacacacacacacacaccatacacacagggcatacaacacacacacacactcacacagacacacaccatacacacagggcatacaacacacatacacagacacatacacacacacacacacacagtgtacaaaaacatagcacacacacacaccatacacatcatacacacaaggcatacagcacacatacacagacacacacacagtgtacaaacacatagcacacacacacacacacacacacacacaccatacacacacagtgtacacagacacagaaacagaagttatacatagacacacacggcatatatatacacagaacatacaagcacacacaatgtatacaaacaagcacacacacacatacataaacacacatacacacacgcagatacacaccATGTGCACACAAGACACATGCATCCCCAAGCAGATTGTTATTGAAAAGTTTCACATATTCTACAGCACCCTTCCAATATTCAGCACTTCATATTTATCAACCAGATTAAATGGTTTAATCACAGTTTCTATCAATCAACCAGATTAAATGGTTTAATCACAGTTTCTATCAATCATCCAGACACTAAGGTCCATATTCTTAAAACTGAAAGTCCTGGCTTGCATTGAGccgaaaacatttcaaatggatTTGCCACATTCATGAATAGGCATGGCCAAGTGCAATATTGTGACCATATCTATTCTATGCTtgaacacagcacagtgaactcCTGTTACCAACTGTAACCTCCTGTAGCTAAGCAGAGAAGATATAAAGAACACAGGCGCTGAGCATCTGGTGAGTGTAAAAAATCTGTGGTTAaatcacactgaacacacacacatacacacacacacaatttcatatCTGAGTAAATATGGAGGTACCTTACCCTCATTATTTGCGGTGTCAGATTTGGAGGATGGCCCTGTACACAGAAGTGAAATACAGAGAAATTTATTCTCATATTTAATAAATCCTGATTAATTAATTCCTACATCACTTTCACATTAATACTGACATACTTCATTCTCACAATTACCGTTAGTCAGAtcacattaatatattttattagtcCATTTGGTTACTTAGACAGATTCATAAATCTTGCCCTCACCACAATCCCCATCACCACAAAAAGAGATGAACTCACCTGGTaaagtcccacacacacacacacagaaacatacaaagCCATGCACCAGTTCACCCCTTACcttcagcagacagacagatggacaccACAGCACAAAGAACAAGGAGAGCAAAAGTCTTCATCATTtcttctgtcttctctctctctctctctgtatgatGAAACAAGTCTGACCACTGATCTTCTCTGtcactcccgcacacacactgcgtttATAGTTCTACCCCAACAATGCCTTGGGTGTGTGATTGGTTAGGGAATCATAtgacatacacccacacacactcacatgcagacatatcaatacagacacatatacaaTACATGCCCAtagacacatatgcacacagacttACACATGCACCCATAAACACGTACATATGCATCctacatatgcatgtacacacacaaacacacaccaatacaGAATATTGGTGTACATGATTTATTTGGTTAATTTTAGATGACAAACAGTAATACAgatcatttttctttaatgtacTTTCATTACTATTAGATTTTTTCATATCAGTGAAGAGGACCGTTCTCCAACATGCCAGTGGCCATCGAAGGTGAGGTCTTGCTCACACACGTCTATTGTGACGCCGAACTGCCAACAAATAAAGACCCTGGTGAGGACGTTGAGcacgcagatgagcttccctgaggcgatttctgacagtttgtgcagaaattctatggttgtgtaaaccaactgtttcattAACTGTCCGTGTGGCTGGCCACAGACGATCCCGAAGGTGAAGAAGTGGGATGTGGCGATCCTGGGCTGGTGTGGTTACACGTGGTCTgcggttgtgaggcctgttggacgaacttccaaaatctctgaaatgaCGCTGGAGGcggcttatggtggagaaatgaacacccattaatatggcaacagctctacaggacattcctgcagtcagcatgccaattgcatgatctcttaactcttgaaacacctgtgacatggtgttgaacaacaaaaaactcaacattttagggtggccttttattgaTCCCATCGTAATGAACACCCgtgtagtgatcatggcttttaatcagcattttgatatgccacacctgtgcatgagatggattatcttgacaaaggagaaatgctagctaacaatgatataaacaaatttgtgggtaAAATTTGAGATAAATAAGATatttgtgcacatagaacaaatctttgaggtattatttatatacgtttatatttatatatgatgcatttatatttttgttcagtatagtAATATGTATATGCGCATGAAGTGTAGTCTGTAAGAatttggacagtggcacaatgttttttattgttttggctctgtactccagcacagaaatgaaacaatgtcctcctgtaaaatacataaaataattggacaattggctcctcagctgttttttagccagctgtgtgttgttgcatcattagttcatgcacaagaaagctaacaaaaggccAAGAGTTGAGTCAAAGTGTATCTGCATTTGGAGTCTATTGCTGTTGTCCCTCCAGATGAGAACCAAAGAAGTGTCAGTGTGCCAAAATCAACTCTTTGGTAGACAAAACAAACTGGTAGACCACGAAAGgtcactgtagtggatgaccaaagaatactttcacTTCTGAAGTTAAACCCCTTTttaactgtcaaacagatcaggAACACTGTCCAGGacgtaggcatagatgtgtcaaggactaccataaagagaagactataCCAgtataacctcagagggttcaccacaagatgcaaacctcaGGTAAGCATTGAGAACAGCCAGTTTAGAGtttgatatataaaaaaaaagttatggaACAAACTCTTATGGAGATGAGATTAAGTactaacctgtaccaaagtgatggtaCGAGAAAATAGTGGAGAAATAAATGAACTGCTCATGATGCAAATTAAagcacaaattaaagctgacagtctgcactttaacctcatattcattgtttcatttgaaatccaatgttctggagtaaagaaccaaaacaacaaaattgtgtcactgtccagaTACATAGGGGACTGCACTGTATAACCCCTGGAAACATAATGTTATAGTTTCTAGCTGCTTAGGAAATGCttaatatgtattttctgaCTTTAGACTACAATTCCTTGAATGTCCTGAAACTGACCATTGTTAAGGTGCACTCTATATTAGGTTTTAAGTTTTTGATGACCTGTCAACACAACATGTCATCAAAACACGAACAAAGTCAATTACCCTAAGACTTCCCAAGTATTATAAAAACAATCCTTGCAATGTGTATATGTTTGCAGACACAAATGGAGGACATAAAATTAAGaccattgaaaatgtatttttccaaaatgaaactatttaaaACTGACATCTGTCAGAAATTGCCAAGATCTGAGCAGCGCCATAAGAGATGTAATTAGACATCAGTAAAAAGTTAAGAATTAAACTAAAATATCTTTCCATATTTCCCCCGAGGGACATAACATGTATTTACTTGAATCTGGCTTGAGGTGTGAGGATTTCTCAGCCAGTGAGCTTTGCCTATGCGGACCACAAGCCGAGGACAGGACAGAAGCCCATGTGTTACCGATAAAGCAAGCAAGCACCGCCAGGCATGCGCCAGAGTTTTAATTAAAGATTTTCCAGTGAACCACAACCCTTGCCTATATTAAGAAATGAG
This genomic window from Anguilla rostrata isolate EN2019 chromosome 17, ASM1855537v3, whole genome shotgun sequence contains:
- the bglap gene encoding LOW QUALITY PROTEIN: osteocalcin (The sequence of the model RefSeq protein was modified relative to this genomic sequence to represent the inferred CDS: substituted 1 base at 1 genomic stop codon), with protein sequence MMKTFALLVLCAVVSICLSAEGPSSKSDTANNEVFVEKELASGLMKQRQKRALGVPVCDXLSPVESLREVCEVDLACEHMAETAGIVAAYTAHYGPLPF
- the LOC135243465 gene encoding WW domain-binding protein 11, with amino-acid sequence MGRRSTSSTKSGKFMNPTDQARKEARKRELKKNKKQRMMVRTAVLKMKDPRQIIRDMEKLDEMEFNPVQVPLLNEKVLRDKRKKLRETFERIVRLYERENPEMYKELRKLELDYESKRGQLALYFNSVKNAELVEVDSIPLPEMPHAPSSILIQDIPLPGAQPPSILKKTSAFGKGSFISPSVPTAADVAGVPRLPPGKKPPGPPPGPPPPQVLQLYGSRRIQHYSTDTGLADTADLTADIDTPMEMRDSGSESEGEGEEGEDDDTDSEDDSDGEREEGGEEERRRDRAEERGREREEERDMQLDKPIGAGRSVRFADMAPPPARERRKKRVVKKTKAITPLQAMMLRMAGQSVPEEEEEEEEEEEEEYTDASDESDSDDKPPAESQPPPAVASARLLPQIPPMGTQQPAAHMQAPPITGPPPLGPPPGPPMRPPGPPSGLPPGPPPGAPPFLRPMGIPAGLRGPLPRLLPPGPPPGRPPGPPPGPPPGLPPGPPPRGPPPRLPPPAPPGIPPPPPRAGPPRPLAPPLSIFPPPLNPNVLSAPPSIVPRQKPVGPSEGLQNPPGTSTILAPPSLPLPMRPPPPPGTGPAANPPALHHAPTIEKRANITSVAGGNPAAGPATGGATISAKPQIINPKTEVTRFVPTALRVRRERGGGAGAERGGRRGGDEGPGQKQQALGVSISAANPAHVGVASTPQPSMKTKDQMYEAFMREMEGLL